One Brassica oleracea var. oleracea cultivar TO1000 chromosome C7, BOL, whole genome shotgun sequence genomic window carries:
- the LOC106302233 gene encoding protein POLLENLESS 3-LIKE 2 has product MMMKDVFRPTKSAPSSPAKPLGISRTRSESFHAIHKVPVGDSPYVRAKNVQLVEKDPERAIPLFWSAINAGDRVDSALKDMAIVMKQQDRAEEAIEAIKSLRVRCSDQAQESLDNILLDLYKRCGRLDDQIALLKHKLFLIQKGLAFNGKRTKTARSQGKKFQVSVEQEATRLLGNLGWALMQRDNFVEAEDAYRRALSIAPDNNKMCNLGICLMKQGRIDEAKETLRRVKPAVVDGPRGVDSHLKAYERAQQMLSDLGSEMMRRGGDDRVEQRKLFDAMFGSSSIWQPQPCREQSVKAKPKPSNDGYGDENVKTNVNVVNNPLRVDAKPFFSSKLISNSEKLKRTRSSSQTMGMLSCGGGGEGEGETNTKRRLSMEKRAIDCGLPDNKEFEEAMIMAVLGTEMKVDKKRLKVFQDITLSSLSPRA; this is encoded by the exons ATGATGATGAAAGATGTATTCAGACCGACCAAATCCGCACCGAGTTCTCCCGCAAAGCCACTCGGCATCTCCCGCACTCGGTCTGAATCATTTCACGCTATCCACAAAGTCCCTGTCGGAGACAGTCCATATGTCAGAGCCAAGAACGTTCAG TTGGTGGAGAAGGATCCCGAGAGAGCAATTCCTCTGTTTTGGTCCGCCATTAACGCTGGAGACAGAGTGGACAGCGCTCTGAAAGACATGGCCATCGTTATGAAGCAGCAAGATCGAGCAGAAGAAGCCATCGAAGCTATTAAATCTCTCAGAGTCAGGTGTTCAGATCAAGCTCAGGAATCTCTCGACAACATCCTCCTCGATCTCTACAAG AGATGTGGGAGACTTGACGACCAGATCGCACTTCTGAAACACAAACTCTTCCTGATTCAAAAAGGTCTCGCCTTTAACGGCAAACGAACCAAAACCGCTAGGTCCCAGGGCAAAAAGTTTCAAGTCTCAGTGGAGCAAGAAGCAACGCGGCTACTGGGGAACTTAGGATGGGCTCTGATGCAAAGAGACAACTTCGTGGAAGCCGAGGATGCGTACAGGAGAGCGCTATCGATCGCGCCGGACAACAACAAGATGTGCAACCTAGGGATCTGCCTTATGAAGCAAGGCAGGATCGACGAAGCCAAGGAGACGCTACGGCGCGTGAAGCCCGCGGTTGTTGATGGCCCTAGAGGTGTGGATTCTCATCTGAAAGCCTACGAGAGAGCTCAGCAGATGCTTAGCGATCTTGGCTCTGAGATGATGAGGAGAGGAGGGGATGATAGAGTCGAGCAGAGGAAGCTTTTCGACGCCATGTTCGGGTCTTCTTCCATATGGCAGCCTCAGCCTTGTAGAGAACAGAGCGTGAAGGCTAAACCAAAGCCGAGCAATGATGGGTACGGTGACGAGAACGTGAAGACGAATGTGAATGTAGTAAACAATCCATTAAGGGTGGATGCAAAACCATTCTTCTCTTCCAAGCTGATAAGCAATAGCGAGAAGCTGAAGAGGACGAGATCGTCGAGCCAAACGATGGGAATGTTGAGCTGTGGTGGTGGTGGTGAGGGAGAGGGAGAGACAAACACGAAGAGGAGACTGTCGATGGAGAAGAGAGCCATCGACTGTGGATTGCCAGACAACAAGGAGTTTGAAGAGGCAATGATCATGGCTGTTTTGGGGACAGAGATGAAAGTGGACAAGAAGAGGCTTAAGGTTTTTCAGGATATCACTTTGTCCTCACTAAGCCCAAGAGCCTGA